In one Sphingobacterium daejeonense genomic region, the following are encoded:
- a CDS encoding phage holin family protein yields MRFIISLLVTGLVVALASWVIPGVTVAGFGWAILTGLVIGFVNAVVGGILRLFTFPLNWLTFGLVSFIITVLMIMLSDKIMGSKFDVAGFWPAVFFAIVVAIIEMIIGRMGSDSKK; encoded by the coding sequence ATGAGGTTCATTATTAGTCTCTTGGTTACAGGTTTAGTTGTTGCACTTGCGTCTTGGGTCATTCCAGGGGTAACAGTTGCTGGATTCGGATGGGCCATCCTAACAGGATTGGTTATAGGTTTCGTGAATGCAGTTGTAGGTGGAATTCTACGATTATTTACTTTCCCATTAAATTGGTTAACATTTGGTCTTGTATCATTTATCATCACTGTTTTGATGATTATGTTGTCTGACAAAATTATGGGATCGAAATTTGACGTTGCTGGATTTTGGCCTGCAGTATTCTTTGCGATTGTAGTTGCCATTATCGAAATGATTATTGGAAGAATGGGCAGCGACAGCAAAAAATAA